The Poecilia reticulata strain Guanapo linkage group LG10, Guppy_female_1.0+MT, whole genome shotgun sequence sequence NNNNNNNNNNNNNNNNNNNNNNNNNNNNNNNNNNNNNNNNNNNNNNNNNNNNNNNNNNNNNNNNNNNNNNNNNNNNNNNNNNNNNNNNNNNNNNNNNNNNNNGCAGGAGTTGGAGCAGCTTACGACCGCGTTGGCACCAGGGACAGCATCATGATCCGTGTTCCTGACCACACCGTGACGTGCCACTTGTGTGACATGACTGGACCCCTCGCTATTACGTCTGCCAATCCCAGTGGAGAACCAGACAGCACCCACCACAGCATGGTCATCAAGTAAGATACTTCAAATAGAACTTTAATAAATGCTGGAACACACATCATGGTAYTAAAACCATTGCTTTCTAAACATAtgcaatatttctatttttctactttcttcGAATCGCAGTCGACTGGGGCACAAGATACAAGGGGTCCTCTGTGACGGAGAGTCCAATGAAGTTGTTGCTTCAACTGTGGTCAACTGTCTGAGCATTGATGAAGGTATGTGTAAACAATCAAAGTCTCCCACTCTCATGTTAATTTTACCCAGCACACTCTAACGGAAGTTGCTCTCACTTTTCATTTAGGTATCATCACYATTGTCAGAGAAGGCTGTGTCCCTGCGGTTAAAGTTCATCAGATCTTCGaaaggctgaaaaacacaatgttGTGAGCGAATCCTTCCRGAGGACTTCTTCGTAGCTACGTGTGTGGGTCAGCTSCARAGCCAATATTTAATACCAAAGCTTTGTTTATATTAGATATATGTAAGTGTAGCTGCCATTGCAGATGTTTAAACTCAAGTGACACTGGACCCTAGAAATGCAATGTTTACTTTGACTTGAAGAATTTCCCCTAAAATATCctaacttattaaaaataatgtttctctGTCATGTTATTctgaaactgcttttttttattattgtttgaaataatatcaaaatatatttaaaagtactttgtaaatatttattcatgtatttaaaatattccatcTACGAACATGGTGGTTTCATGAGCTATAAAGAAGAAATGTATGTAATAAGATCCATTGTGCATTGTTGCAATAAAGTATTTAACTACTGCAGTATCATAGTTGTGCCATGATTCATCTTGAATCTTTGAGGATGGGGATATTTTGGACctgtgtcaaaaataaatttagaaaaatggtGGAAATGTTGTGGAACACACATAACATGAAAGcacaaaactctttttttcttYAGTCATTTCACTCCTATTATATGAGTGAAGAGTGTTCTTGGCCTGTACATGTTGCTACATGCATTCAGTCTCATTTCGGTCTCCTTGGAGGCTGGTAGACATTTGCCCTTCTTACAAAGAACACCACTTTGGTTGTTCGAAACTATTTCCAGTGgcaaaaaacacagacatattGCAGAAACTAAAGGAGTGAACCACTGTCACTATGATTAAGGTCAAACTATTTCTAAACTACCATTTRCAAAGCATGAGTGGCATGtcaacttatttatttaccaaatgcTATGTCACTGCAGCATAGCATTTGGTTATCAGGGCAGATGTCATGACTACTTAATCAGGTAATATCAACCTGTCACATTCCCAGAGTTAGTCTGTGTGAAGCACAACAGTAAAACAGGAGAAACAATGTATATAGTTATATCCACATCAGGAGTTTGAATGTTTGGATttggtaaaatgtttgcattttaccAAAGATTACCAGCAATGATCCAAGTGCAAAGgaagaaaatctttttcttttgttttgtttttttgttccactgGTGGTTTCTTG is a genomic window containing:
- the LOC108166643 gene encoding putative threonylcarbamoyl-AMP synthase, with protein sequence MIRVPDHTVTCHLCDMTGPLAITSANPSGEPDSTHHSMVINRLGHKIQGVLCDGESNEVVASTVVNCLSIDEGIITIVREGCVPAVKVHQIFERLKNTML